Below is a genomic region from Lampris incognitus isolate fLamInc1 chromosome 2, fLamInc1.hap2, whole genome shotgun sequence.
TGATGTTGTAGATGGGAAAAGCAAGCCAACCAGTGGTAGTCTTGCAGCGCTGGTACACAAACTGGAGAGAGACAGGATGGTGAGTAATTATCCTCTTGTACTGTGAAACTGTTTTGCCTGAATATTTACACCAGTGAAACTAGGTGGAGGGAGAATACTAATGTAAATATAACTTGTTTGCCTGATCGGTTGAGACCTAATGGTTGAGAGTCAAATCTAGGATTAAAAGCTTCACTTTTTTACACTTGCCATCGTACCAACTTGTGTTTCATTAAAGTAATGGTGCGAATTCATATTAAAAGGCAACTGTGTATGACCCTTGGGCTTATCCAGCGCCCTTGGGGTGATTGTCATTCACCACCCTCCTCCTTTTAAAATTATATTAGGGGCAGGGACGTATCTTGGATAATTACCGAAGAAGGTATTCTTGTAATGTAAATTGTTTGCTTAATAACATTGAGGCTAACTAACCTTTTCTAATGCTGTTGGCAAAGTGTTTGAAACAATGACTGTGAAGTGGGACAGATTTTAGTTCTCTGCATGTTGGTGGAGTGGGTGTTCTTAAAATGCTGTATGTCCTATCTTTGTTCACAGGTGCTGGTGAAGCCCTTGTTTGACAAGGGCTTTCTCTTCCTGCTGTCTTCAACTCAAATGGCCAATCCCAAAGGTGCAATAAACTCTATTGCCCACTCTTTCCTTTTGCCTGAGTTGAATACCTGCTTGTTGTTGTTACTGAGGGTTCGGCACTGAGAAGGtttgtgatgtttgttttttccaGAGCGGCGGGGGCGGTTTGAAAAGAACCTGCAGGCATTGTTCATCTTTCAGGAGTCAAGGGTGGTTGTCAAGTATTGTAAGTATTTATCTTTTTTGCGTGTTCTCTCACTTTGCCTGTGACCTATTTTGAAATTAAAGAGCGACATCTACatattctccttctccttctagCGTCCAGGCTATATGAGCCGGAACCGCTATTGCTGGATCCCCAACCCGCCATCCTGTCCTCCCTGGAGCCCTTTGTCCCAGCTCTCCATTATGCTCTGCTCAAGCTTAGGCCCAACCCAGGCAAGGACCTAAGCTCAGGGGTGGAGAGACAGGCTCAGGAATACCTTATGCGTATGGACCATGGTACAGTTCGGCCCTTCATCCTGCCAGAGTACAAACAGAACCTGGATGACAGGGGAAAATTGCACCCACCACCCAGGCCCAAATCCAATATGGAAAGCCTGCTGCGTTCTTATATTCATAACCCTGCCACCTACATCCTGTCTATGAACAAGATAAAGGACATGGTTGAAAGAAACCAGAACCCCTTCCCCACCTCAGCCCCGGCCCCAGTTGAATACAGCCCGGTTTCTGACTGGGGTGGGTCAGACAGGGGCTCAGATAGGACAGAGAGGGCTCCAGAAAGGCAAACCCAAGAGAGACCGCCTCAGGAGAGGCCAGCACAAGAGAAGCCTCCCTCTGAAAACTCTCGACGGAGATCAGGCGTGTCCCATTCAAACGGCGCCCAGCCCCAGATAGAACCTCAGCCGCAGAAGTTACGGTTGTCTCAGAATGAGTATGATAAAGACAAGATGAAACAGCTGCTGAAGCTGATCCAATTGCATAAGAAAGCCCTAGTGAAGGATCCAGGAAAAGAAAGGGGGGAGGCTGGTGAGGATGGGGCCTGGGACCCTCACAGTCTGAAAAGGAAACTAGAAGATGACCGAGGAGGCATGAACAAACACCAGCGCACAGATCCCCTGAGTAATGGAGAGCCCAGTAGAGGTGAGGATGCTATCATTTCTGACCTTCTGGTGTTAAATTGTATATATGTGCAGCAACCGTGTTCTTTTGACCCTGAAAGACtattgtgtattttttttgtcCTCTCAACAAAGACTAACTAATTGTCATTAATTGTTGCTCATGAGACACATCGCCACTTTCGGTCATAGCAAAACATGCAGCTTGAACAAAAGTCATCTACATGTTGACAAAATAAATGATTAATATGGAACATTTATAGCAAAAGATTACATAGCAATTCAAAATAAATGCCCCAACAACACATGAAAACAAGGGTGCCCAAGATGAAGATGGTGACAGAAACACAGACGTAGTAAGGATGGGAGAGGAAAAACGAGCCCTGTTTAGGGAAAGGGTGGATTGGGCTGACCACGGCTAGAATTAAAAATTGTAATTTTTTAattctagctgttaattagtATTAAAAATTAGAATTAAAAATTTTAAAAGTAAGTGGCCAGAAGTGAGGTTCGGTGACAGAACCTGTATCTTCAAAGTAAGTCTACGATGGGTACATTCTAACTAAAGATGCAGTATTATCCCCTGCTCTGGTTGGATGCTATACTAACAGTTAGTTTATTGATTTGGACGAGGAAAGCATCTGCACTTTATAGAAATTGTCTTTATGGATATCATTTATCTTACCATAAAAATTGTTTTTGAGTGTCTTTTTTGACAAGATGCCAGTTTAAACAGGCAAATATTGCTCATAAGACTCCTCAAACTATTAAAATATTGAGAATGTGCCCTTGAACAGACACTTTCCTTGTATGTAGCACATTGTGTTTGCACAGAAGAGTAGAAAAAAATGTAAGGGTATATCAGATTGTTTTGATTATTGCAAGGGCCCAAATTCACATATCTTGGTAACTGAATGTTTGTCATGCTAGGATCCCAGGCAGATGAAGGCTCAGATGAGGGGGGCCAGAACTACAATCTGACAGCAGTGATGGAGAGCATGGGTATCTATGATACTGACCTGAGAGCCCGGGGCAGCGCCCATAGCTCTTCTGTCAGCGAGACTCAGCGCCTTCTTAAAATCCTGCTAGCCACCCTCAATAAGGCCATGACCCAAAGTTCCGGTAATGACCAGCCCAACCGCGGGGAGTCCTCTGCAGGTTCAGGAAGGAGGGAGCCAAGCATCCCTGACCCGGACCTCAGGAAACAGGAAgagccagcctcacagacaaacTATACAGAGGTAAGGTGTTCCTCAAGTACAAAATAATTGATGCCCGTGTAAAAAAAATTCCAAATACTCAACACTATGTGATGGGTGTGTTGTTGGTGCTGATTATGACTTAATAATGCATTCTTTTTTTAGGAGGACATGGACTGTAGCCCAGGTAGTCCGTTCAGCCCAGGTTCTCCAGCAGAGCAACCTCACACCTCAGACAATCCAACCTGTGGTATCCCAACCCATGAAGGTACCACAACATAACAAGCGTAGAGACCTCTTTACTTGCTAGATATTTCATTTAGATCTGTGCATCACGCATCACTGTAATGAATTAAACATAAAATTGGTTTTGATGCTTTGTTAAAAGTCTACAGGAATCTGATAGAACAAGCACTAGAGCTTCTTTAACAGCCAGTCTCTGCTCTCCGTCAGATAATATCCAGTCGGTCCCAGAACCTGTGGCTGTCCCCGTGGCAGACAGCCACTCAGAAGTGAAGACTCCTCCAGTGGTGGAGGTGAAGAAGACAGCACCGCCACCCAGTTTAGTCACGGTAGAGGACCCACCCAACAGGCCCTCCATCAGTCTGGACACTATCCTCAACCAGGAGATTCACAGCCTCACCTCCGACATCAAGAACATTATGCGGAGTCAGCACATCTACTACAACTCCCTGCTGCCTCCACGGCTCCCGTGGCACCAATCCTGGCTCCCCAACAGTTCCTTCTCAGATTTTGTTATTCCCTTTGTCACCTCTGTCCCCATCCAGGGGCATGTCAAAGCACTGTGTGAGAAGATGGACAAGCTGatcccagtcccccctcctcttcctcctgccccCAATATCACTTCCCCACCTCCCCAAGCTGCGGTGTCAAATCTTACACCTTCACCTGTGGTCAAATCAACCCCCCAAACCAAAGCAGAACCATCTCAGTCCAAGAATGCCGCTGCTTCTCATGGTGCAAAATTGGGCAcagtgaaagagaaagagaaggccTCCGCTACCACAAAAGCTGAGGCTGCTTCATCAGAACTGGGTGGTGAGATGTATTCTCCATCTCAAGTTACCTCAGACTCCCCAGAGTTGAATGCCACCCAGAACGCcagctcaaatccaggacctgcTCCTGGTTCCAGCTTGCTAGCTAACAGTCTGATTGGACAGCTGAAGCCTGAGGTGTTCAGCAGCCTAGTGGAGATCTTTAAGGACGTCACTAAGAACACTGTAAAGTTCTACATATATTCTGGAGACGAGGGGGACGAAAGCACCGTCTGTAAGCAGATTAAGGTAAGATGCTAAAGCAGGTCCGAAGAGTCGGATAACAGCAAAGTTGATTATCTTGCAGTTCTTCAAAAATGTTGGAAGTTTCAAAAGTTAAATAGTATTGACAATATTTGTCTCAAATGTCAGTCAATTTAATTATTTTACTGTAGCTTTTTATTGAATTGTACAGCCATTATGCTCATTTTATGATATTGGTTGTGTAGAAATAATCTTCAGCTGTTGAGTGATATGAATTAGCTGAAAGATGAATGGCCCTCCCTCTATTAGCAAACATGTGGAAAGTCAACAATATTTTTTGTGTCAAGTTAAACAACAGAACTTTGAGCAAAGTGCTGTGAGACAGCTCCTGCGCTTCCTGTTTTATTGCAGCTAGGGAACACTCCAAAGCTGCCAGGGATTGTAAGTTGCATAGAGATATTACAACAAAAAATACAAGCCTACAGTAGGAATGTGAAAAACTACCCTCTCATCGTCAATGTGTAGCTCATGTCAGAGCTCCACTTGtgtttgcgtatgtgtgtgtgcttgctcgTGTGAGAGAGAACTCCATCTGTCTTTAACAACTTTGCCTCTTATCTTTCACCAAGGAGTACCTGATAAGTTTAGGCAACAGCGAATGCAATCCGCAGACCTTCTTGGAAAACAGCAGCAGTTTAGATAAACTGCTCATCATCATCCAGAATGAGGACATTGCTGCACATGTCCACAAGGTACTATACTTCTCATCATTCTCTTGAGCAGGGTCCATGTCACACCTCTTGTCTGCAGTTTAAATCACTCATCACCAGCTATACAAGACAGAATACATCGCAGGTGCCAAAAATACTACAGAAATGATAGAAAGTTAACTTTTCCACCTGCTGCAACATATTGTGGTTTATCCAGCCACTGAGTTAAATTCTTGACTTTTTTTAAACCTTGAGACAGTGAAATGATTTGTCAATGTAGTTATTCCATGGAAATATATGAAATTTCTTTCATGATAATGAATCAATTATACCATTACCAAGGTTGTAAAAATTGCTTGTTTTGCCCCCTGCAGATTCCAGCGCTGGTGTCACTGAAGAAGCTGGCTTCAGTGAGCTTTGCTGGGGTAGACTCGCTGGATGATGTTAAGAATCACACCTACAATGAGCTGTTTGTATCAGGAGGCTTCATTGTTTCTGACGAGTTTGTCCTCAACCCTGACCTTATCACTCAAGGTAAGCTTACTCGTCTTTCTAGGATCAGGAGGCCATAGAAGTGTAAATGGGGCATGAATTCCAACTAACTTTTTGCTGTGTACCTTGCCCAGATCGGTTGCAGGGACTACTGAAGTTCTTGGAGGAGCAGAGCACCCCAGAGCACCCCTGGCAGTGGAAAGTGCACTGCAAATCCCAGAAGAAGCTCAAAGAGCTGGGAAGGTGAGTATGGTCGACTCAAAAAGTATAGTCACAGGCCCAAAGCAATGAGAATGTCATCCCAGTGGGGATTTATGAATCATTGCACCACACTAACTAGAGCCAGTAATGAGTGGTGGTCCTGTGCCTGTAATTAATTTCTACCCTACCCCTTTAGGTTGAACGCCAATGCCATGGGGCTTCTGAACCTACTGACAACTTATCAGAAGAAGCACCTGGTGGAGTTCTTGCCTTATCATGAGTGTGACACCCAGTCACGTCAGGCTCCAGACCTAGACTGCCTGATAAAGCTCCAGTCTCAGCACACCCAGCAGAGGCATCTCATCTTCCTCACAGGTAGTCTCATCACTGCCATCAGCTCTTTACTAGCTGTTTTAttctttaattattttttttaggtTTGTACCTGGCAAAAACTTCTTGAAAATGCCAGTTTTTGCACAGACTAGCTATGGACACCATAAAGATCATAAAACAAATTTATGGGTTGCTTAGTCTTAAATCTTTATTAAGGATGCCTTTTTTTCCTTATTGCATTGGGAGTGAATGTCATGAAATCATTTAAGTTTTACATTGTAAGGGATAGTGCTGCACTTTTCTTGTCATGTTACAAATATGTGGATTCAGCCGTTTGGTGTTTGTTCTTGCAGAGAGGCCATTTGAGATGTTTCTGCAGTACTCCAGAAATGGTATAGTGATAGCAAGCATTGATGACATCCTGAGCGGATTCCACAGCCTGATTGGCTCCATTAATCAGAACGAACTGCCAACTCCACCGTCTACTGGTGGGTAATGTCAACAATCACTTCAGCTCAACAAATTGAATACACTTGTAACCATGTTGTAGCAAAATGGCATTATTATTGACAATTGGGCTTCGGTCACACACAATTAACTTGATATTTTACCAAGCAAAATTGACTCCAATATccggcagaattttttttttcggcCTTGGGTTCCTTGAATGCATGTATGACAATTGATTTGTTCTTGCTACCTCCACTCCTGTATACTATTTTCTCACTGCCTTCTCTCCTGCTTTCCCAGTAGTGAATGATGagtgtgtggaggaggaggatATGTCATTAGACTCTGATGATGGGGAGCCCCCAGCCATATCGGAGTCCTCTGAGCAGGAACAGGGGGCTGCAGAGGAAAACCCTCCCCAGCCTCCCCCACCTGAAAATGAGGCGTTCCGTCCCCCACTCCCAGACCAGCAGGCAACCCCCGAgagcacaccaaaattgccagaTTATGCTGCTCTCAAGTCTGCCATCTCTCACTTTAAAACCACCAACCAGCCAGGCTCCTCCGAAGTGGGCAGCATGTCACCTGGAGGTTTCACTGTCAATCCCCACCAGAGCTTCCTGTGTCCTGCCTCGTGGCCATCCTTCACCTGCTCCTCTGGCTACACGGCCTCCCCAGCCTATCCGGCGTCACCCTGCAGCAGCACCACACAAGAGCAGCCTCCATCCACAGCCTCTACCACAGTCCCAGGCCCACCTCTCCTAACCACAGCAGGACCTCTAGCCAACCTAGCCTCCCTCCCCCTAGAGGTCaaacctcctcctccgcctcaccTCATGATGCTGGGTCACACGTATGGCTCTGACACTGGAGGAGCTGGGGCTGTAGGAGCTTTCCTGGCAGGCAGTAACTGCACACTGCCCAATGCCGCCGTGGAGGGCTCTCCCCTCTCCAACACTCTCCCTTTCACAGACAATAAAGGGGTCTCTATGGCTTCCGCAGGTCAGGGCTTCACCCAGAGCGATGCTGCCAAACCCAGTTACATAAGCGGCGTACCGAAAAGCGCCAGTGGGACCTCCACTCAACAAGGAGACAGGACACTTGGTGGACCTATGGAGATTGCATGGGGGACAGCAGGGAACAGTAGTTGTGAGACTGGCAGCAGCCAGATTGTGGTCACGCCTGGCTCAGTGGCCCACAGTGGGCTCATACAGGGTGGAGAGTGGAATGAAACCCCTGGCAACATTACCCCTGTTAGTCAGGGGGGCAGGACTCCAGTGAACTGTGTAGACAGCCTTGGAGCTTGTGTTGGTATTCCCACAGCAGCCACAAGGGGGGGCTCAATAGTCAGACCTAAGATGCCTGGGCATCCTTTGAGTGGTGGGGGTTATGGCAATATGGGTGCCATTTCTGGACATATGGATCATGGGGCTATGCGGGGTTCTATGGGCCCTGGTTCACTAGGGGGCTACCGGGGGAGAGGAGTCCCACCAGGAGGCCCCTGGCCAAGGCCAGGGCGTGGACACGAACGAAGGGAGGGACCTGGAGGTGGTCCCTGTTCTTGGGGCTATCCTTTGGGCAGGGGTAGGGGACAGGAATACTACACATACTCACAGAGTtactccccctgaacagacaaTCATTGTGATCAATGGGGGATCGTAAGCAGCATACTCCAGAGACTTAGAGCTGGCTGAATGTATATATTAACTTGTCATAGACACAATGGTTTAAAACACAGAATTAGAATCCTGGTTTTTCTACATTAATAACTGATACAGGCAGTGCCGAGTGTCATACTGTCGTGTATACTGTATGTACACTCTTTCGATGTAAGCTGTTTCAGACCCTGTCCAAACCACTATATTTATATTTGCCAAGAAATGTAATGGCCTTCAGCTTCTCCGATTTGTCATGTAATTTCTGTTTGTCTCAATTTTGAAACGGTTTGTgaacagggggagggggggagtctgatatttttttaaagaaaaaaaaagtgaatgacACTTActgttggttttctttttttacatcctTGGTTGTTAAAAATCTATGGAAATAAAATGTTTCAAATCTTGTTTGTGTCAAGGGTTTGACAGTGTCAAGCAGTTCATTAAAAATATAAACCACAGCAGCGTTATTGTCCTCAGTCATTAAGGGAAGCCTCTAAATTCGAAAGAGAAAGGGGTTGTTTAGCTATTAAATTGGTAAGTAGGCTAGTTTTTAGAAATGTGTACTTGCAGGCGTTTATTTATACTGTGGGAAAACACATCAATCATCCTGTGTGGGTTGAGCTTGTGCATAAGGGGATCCATTAAAAAGAAGTATGTCGGCAAGCTGAGGATTGTTGATCTTTTTTGCTCTACAACAATTAAAGATAGAAGGTTGGTCAGAGGTTTTGATTTGGTCCGGTACTATTTCTGTCTACTCGGGAGTGCTTGTCAAGGAATGCAGTGCTAGTGACTGAAATCACACACTAGAGGGCGTCATTTTCCTATTGGAATATCGAGCCTTATTTGAGGGATCGGATGACATGTTTATTTTAGTTGCAAAGTACttcatgaacctggcttctatcacaatgtttagctgtaccatctgcgtGGATTTGGGGGGGAGGCGCAATGTTTGAGCGAATCTATATATTGTTGATTGCATCTACTTTTAGACAAAGTTTTGACATTTTATTTTTGATTATAACGTAAAACAAATACACAAAATTATTTTCTGCACCCTACCGTCTCCCTTATTCTGTCAATTGGTGTGGGCCATGCAAGTCAGAGCCATGTCGAGAATTGGGGTCAACGGAAGTTCAAAAATGCTTGGTAGTCATGTGATCACGTAGCCTTCCGGTAGTTCCAGGACATTATGGGCGGGCAATTTGAATGCGTAAATACAGAAACAAAACTGCGATTTTTAGTAATTAGTAGTCAATAAATGCATCGATTTACAATATGTAGCACACCGAAATCTGTATGTAGTTATATCAAtgtttttttaaagtaaaaattGCTAATATTTGAGGACTAGTGTGGCTAGCGTTACCTGCCTTGTTAGCATCCTAGGCTGACATTACCTCGGTTAAAGAGCGTGTTGCTGTTGTTTATTGctttgaatttcttttttttaaattttcttaaACTTGTGTAGTAGTCAAGAGCGATCACATCCCAGAGTTTATTGATATATTGAGAGGGGGGGGAAGGGAGAGAACGTTTCAAAATTCAGATTAAACAAGTACCAAACACCGAAACAGGTTTTTTTAGCTGTAAACTAAATGATATGCCTGTACGGTGGCGACGTGCTGGTGACAATCTCGACATTTACCAAATATAACAATCGGCATTCAGTGGGTTGAAcaatggctcaacacgccatctaccgttttaaatcagccctgaacctcgCAAGACCAACGCTGACGTAGAGTCCACCGCTTGGGACTTATCTACGTTATGGAAttaaaaagaggaagaagaaaaaaaggaagattTTAACGCCCTCTAGTTAGAGGTGGGCAACCCCCCTTCCGTCTGCGGCGCATCCGGGTTGGGTGGTCTTCGCAGGGCGGTGTCTGACGCCGTGCCGGAAGGCGGGTCGGTAGAGGGGACCACGGCCACGTGCGGTGGCGACTCCCGACGCGCGCCGCCAGGCCCTTCATACACGGATCTTCTCCTGCTTCACACAGccacgccccctccccccccatcccCTTGCCCACCTTTTAGCGTTTTTCAAAATGATGCGGTTGGTGAAGTTAGGCTCAGACTTGTGGGAGAAGTTACGCTTTAATATCCTAGCATTTCTTAAATTCATGGTGATTCAGTAATCCCATGGTAACTGAGGGCCCAAGTAATCTTAATGACTAATGTAAATCTTTATGACTTTCAGAGAGGATGGAAGGAGACCGACAGGTGACTTCCAATGATTGCCAATTGACAGCTCAACGGGTCAATggactagcagcagcagcagcagcagcgtggtGTTAAGTGTGTTGTCTTAGGAAATCCATTGCAAATAAGTGGAATTAAATTAATCATTTTTTTGTTTACAATTCGTATGCACCCCTGCACTTATTAATATATATACTGAGACATAATACAATATTCAAATTCAAAACTTAATTATCCACTTTTTGCAGGCAAAAAAATCAGAAATTTCTCTTTGGCTTTTGCGTGTGCAGAAATCTGCCTCTAAAAAAGGCACATTAAAATGCATCACatccagacagacaggcaggatatacacatataaacatatgttttatgtaattttttttgtgtgtgtggtcttTTTACTGTGCACTTATTTGGTTGCAGTGAATTCGTTAAATAAACCTCTAGTAAACTCAGAAAAAAATTAATAGCATGTCAAACGGTTTGTCTGTGCCCTTTCCTCCATGTTGTCCTTGCATATCGTCTCCACCATGGTTTGCTGTGCTGCATGGATGCTCCAATTGCTCGGAGAAAGGAGTACGAATGTACGGTTTCCCCACTGACacagagaggagaaaaaaaatggttgacttaagtcagcaggagcaatcTTAACATCACTAAGGATTACTACAGCAACAAAAAAATACGAGGTAATCATATTCAAAtgccacatttgcactttttcacAAAACCCACACCACTGAGAAGTTTAATGTTTGGTTTCAGAATGGGGAAAGACTTGCAATATGCAGTCTGACGGTGCTGTCTCATTGCAGGGAGTCTTCAGGCTCCATTGAATGCCCCTGTGGGTCTTGTGCTgaaagagtgagaaagggagAAAAAGACAGAGGATAAAGTGTTAGACACACCCATATAGCCTTGGACGGGAAATTGCCTTGGGAGATAGGTGTGGTCTTTGTTCCCCAACTTAAGTCATGGAACTCCATTAGCTGTGATCACCACCATTTTTTGCTGCTTATGTTTAACGAAGTATGACAAGTCGCATCAGTTACTGACATGATACGTATTCATACGAAGTTGTGTCATGTTCTTGGTTGTCTTTTAGATATGTAACAAGTGTATACATGTCCAGTAAATATAAAGTGTTTCTTGTCCAGTAAATATAAAGTGTTCCCTAATACTCTGCATTCAACCACTATGGGATATGTATGTGGGCAGACAAAAGTGAGTTGTGTGTGGGAAGTAAACTCAAGTCACTCTGCAGGCACATTTTGAGGCAGACCAGTTTGTCGAGATCAAAAAGGGCAAGACTAGGCTGAGAGCAGATGCTATTCCCACCATCTTTGTGTGCATCACCCTGTGGTCAAAAAGAGGAGCGCCCCTGCACCATGATGCACCCCTGGACCTGTAAATGTAGAGCCCATAGCTGCTGATCACAGATATGGTGTTAAAGGTGACACAGGTATAATAAGTATGAACTGCGTGAAAGCACGAtattactgactattgcaaactgttctcttctctcacatgtcttttctctctctctgaatgatgtctgctcctttctcttcttcagtgtgtgtataaatggtgtgatgtgagtctcccctatgtgcacgtgtagtctgtcctcctcctaggtctccatggtgatggtggtcaccaccttgaccctgcttggcatcctcctcctcacattttctttttatatatcttatatagccatataattttgttaccctgtttcaatgttatatccttctctctctccgatgtgtgactaatgtattttcttgtctcttcagctgtgtatgtgaatggtgtgatgtgagtctcccttgtgtgcatgtgtagtctgtcctcctgccaggtgtacatggtgatgatggttgtgtggctcaggtcctaggctgttcggatggcatctggacactgcttggcatccccctcatcgtattcttcataTCGCTTCTGATTCCATTATAatcctgttatcctctttcaatgttgtattttgtaaattgtgtaaacacaacatccattgcacatctgtccgtcttgggagagagatccctcctctgttgctctccctgaggtttcttcctatttttttctccctgttaagggtttttttttagggagttgttccttattcgaggatgttgtgttgctgtaaagccccctgaggcaaatttgtaatttgtgatattgggctatacaaatgaaattgacttaacGCTTAATGATTTTAGTAATATTTCTTATTTTGAAGTGATATATTATTTTGAATATTTAAAAATTAACAGTGCCATGTCTTCTACTTACACCGGTTTCAAAGATTGAGGAAAGAAGGGATGAGGAGACAGAGAAGGAAGGGAAAGTGAGAGTGGAGAAAGAGAGGACATGACAAatgaggagagacagggagagctgACATGAGCTATAACATAGGCCGTGTTCAATCGGATCTACTGAGAAAGTTACAtagacaaaaaaataataattgaaaAAGCAAAGGTAGCACAAAGAAAAATGAAGGAAAATGCAGTTCTGAAGAAGACAATGAAAAttagggacaaaaaaaaaacttcgtcAAAAGTCCAAATTAAGGCGCTAGACAGACTAACCACAAAAGGGATGAAATGGAGCAATGACACAAATAAGGCGGTGTTAAAAATTCCCTTTTGCTGTTGGTCCAACAGGTTACAAGACCCTGCAGGAATTGCAGACTCCCCTGCCAGGAATAAGAACCCTGCAAAGAAGGATGCAGTGTGTTGAGGTTGAGCCTGGTGTGTTGACAGACAGAGCCCTTGGATTTCCTGAAACTGAAGGTAGGTGAACTGTCAGAGTTTGAAAGGGAGTGTGTGTTGACCTTGGATTAATGGCAATCACACCAAGTGTGGAGTTGCGCATTCTTACAGGCAAACTGGTGATGTGACTTAACCAGGTCGCACAGGAGTAGCAACACAAGCTGGTGTGTTTATGTTGGCCGGAAACACAACACGGTGGATGCAAGTAGTAGCATATCATTACAGTGGCCATTCTACCAATGAAG
It encodes:
- the tasorb gene encoding protein TASOR isoform X3 gives rise to the protein MALNPDTEGKTDTECTETGALRSEADDCTKNSPSTATSATSNQNGDQTGCEDSVMPEQEAPDRRRCVPTGARSSSSSPLPGQRPAEELPRKNFQIPRKIKERKGGLYQFLPPDSREFEDLVKVLSSFYLDPSSRGTFSYCKARLIHNELLEKEFIEKRREMKQEGRTEQELAESYCFLYPDKSKLQWICEKGLSVGHSRITTLGNPAVGVYLSKFSDLLQMNPFEAGSFGDMIVFKVMKGRLKHIHENMPKNAMEPAPKFDCHVYKSANRVTSLLSYRAFELTQQYFFEFAFDEIKARPRHVCPYAVVSFHYKGKEAASAPMSAHRFNTVSLEGSRAGKSCYTVWSGPLVNKGEELFQVCLRSTTRPYLPFKLPEKLEVNQGMQLEQVKRKIPSVLFSWDTYSISREVMKCGMSCSLYDVVDGKSKPTSGSLAALVHKLERDRMVLVKPLFDKGFLFLLSSTQMANPKERRGRFEKNLQALFIFQESRVVVKYSSRLYEPEPLLLDPQPAILSSLEPFVPALHYALLKLRPNPGKDLSSGVERQAQEYLMRMDHGTVRPFILPEYKQNLDDRGKLHPPPRPKSNMESLLRSYIHNPATYILSMNKIKDMVERNQNPFPTSAPAPVEYSPVSDWGGSDRGSDRTERAPERQTQERPPQERPAQEKPPSENSRRRSGVSHSNGAQPQIEPQPQKLRLSQNEYDKDKMKQLLKLIQLHKKALVKDPGKERGEAGEDGAWDPHSLKRKLEDDRGGMNKHQRTDPLSNGEPSRGSQADEGSDEGGQNYNLTAVMESMGIYDTDLRARGSAHSSSVSETQRLLKILLATLNKAMTQSSGNDQPNRGESSAGSGRREPSIPDPDLRKQEEPASQTNYTEEDMDCSPGSPFSPGSPAEQPHTSDNPTCGIPTHEDNIQSVPEPVAVPVADSHSEVKTPPVVEVKKTAPPPSLVTVEDPPNRPSISLDTILNQEIHSLTSDIKNIMRSQHIYYNSLLPPRLPWHQSWLPNSSFSDFVIPFVTSVPIQGHVKALCEKMDKLIPVPPPLPPAPNITSPPPQAAVSNLTPSPVVKSTPQTKAEPSQSKNAAASHGAKLGTVKEKEKASATTKAEAASSELGGEMYSPSQVTSDSPELNATQNASSNPGPAPGSSLLANSLIGQLKPEVFSSLVEIFKDVTKNTVKFYIYSGDEGDESTVCKQIKEYLISLGNSECNPQTFLENSSSLDKLLIIIQNEDIAAHVHKIPALVSLKKLASVSFAGVDSLDDVKNHTYNELFVSGGFIVSDEFVLNPDLITQDRLQGLLKFLEEQSTPEHPWQWKVHCKSQKKLKELGRLNANAMGLLNLLTTYQKKHLVEFLPYHECDTQSRQAPDLDCLIKLQSQHTQQRHLIFLTERPFEMFLQYSRNGIVIASIDDILSGFHSLIGSINQNELPTPPSTVNDECVEEEDMSLDSDDGEPPAISESSEQEQGAAEENPPQPPPPENEAFRPPLPDQQATPESTPKLPDYAALKSAISHFKTTNQPGSSEVGSMSPGGFTVNPHQSFLCPASWPSFTCSSGYTASPAYPASPCSSTTQEQPPSTASTTVPGPPLLTTAGPLANLASLPLEVKPPPPPHLMMLGHTYGSDTGGAGAVGAFLAGSNCTLPNAAVEGSPLSNTLPFTDNKGVSMASAGQGFTQSDAAKPSYISGVPKSASGTSTQQGDRTLGGPMEIAWGTAGNSSCETGSSQIVVTPGSVAHSGLIQGGEWNETPGNITPVSQGGRTPVNCVDSLGACVGIPTAATRGGSIVRPKMPGHPLSGGGYGNMGAISGHMDHGAMRGSMGPGSLGGYRGRGVPPGGPWPRPGRGHERREGPGGGPCSWGYPLGRGRGQEYYTYSQSYSP